TGGTAAAAACCGTGACGATCCGATTCTTATCTTGATAGGGCAGAGAACGTAAAACAATCCCTTCTGTTTTTTCATATTCCATAGAATTTACGCATAGTTTATTTTCTCTTTGAAAAGAAGATGGGGATTGTTTTTTTACCTTTAAGAGAGTAATCTATCTTGAACTTCAAAGTTTAGCACCGATAGCTCAATCGGATAGAGTACCCGGCTTCGAACCGGGTGGTTACAGGTTCAAGTCCTGTTCGGTGCAATTTTTTTAAAAGTTTAAAGATTTAGAAGGTTTATGCGACAAAAAAAAGCAAAAAATGTCGCAGAAATGTCGTAGAAAAAATCAATCTAGGTTTATTCGATAATGGGTAACTTTTTTCTCTCCTATTTGGTAAATCAGCTTTTTCTCTACTAAATCGGAAAGATCTCTTTGTAAAGTACGTCTATTTATAGACGGGTAAAATGATTCATATTGTTGAATAGTAAAGTCTTCATTTGTTTCCAGCAATTGTTGTAATATCTGTTTTTGCCTTTTGGAAAGTTTGTATTTTGCTATCATAATAGCTAACTTCATAGCATGAGTGCCTTTAAGTTGAATTTCGTGCATTTGAGTTTCTAGAGCCTTGGAAAAATATTCTAGCCAAACAGTCATATCCATATTCTTGTCTTTAACAGACTGAATAGCTTTGTAATAATTGGCTCGATTCCGGTCGTAATATTCACTTATTGTAAAAAGTTTTTTAAAATCATACCCGAATTTATAAAGACACAAAGTGGACAAAAGTCGGGTCGTTCTACCGTTGCCGTCTAGAAAAGGGTGGATATGAACTAATTGAAATTGTGCAATGCCAGATACAAGGACAGCGGGAATGATTTGCTCATTTTGTATCCAAGCCAATAGTTGAGCCATAAGAAAAGGGACTTCATAAGCTGTTGGTGGAGTATAAATGATCTCTTTGGTTTTTGAATTCGCTACATAGTTTTGGACATTTCTATATTGACGTGGTTGGGCATTGTTTCCTCGAACGTCATCGACTAGTTTTTTATGGATTTCTCGGATTAACGCTTCAGTAATAGGTTTTTGAGAGACCAGATAATCAGATACAAAATCAAAAGCTTTTTTATAATTTAACAATTCTCTTACATTTTCAACATCTACTCTGGATAGCTTCTTTCCGGAAAGGAGCTTTTCAGATTGATCTAGGCTTAAATGAGTGCCTTCAATATGAGTAGTATGATGAGCTTCGAGAATAAGAGCTCTAGCCTGCATCTTAGCCATCCAATCTTCTGAGAGTATGGCAGCTTCTAGAAAACCGCGAGTGTGTTCAATAGAGGTTAAAGCATTTGCTATAGAAAGAGTAATAGTGAATTTTGGGGAAAATTGCATAGCTTTTATATGTTTTTTTATTTGAAGTATGTCATAAAAACCAACCATGCTCAAGGTTTATTATTGCTAAAAGACCTAAGAAAAAAACCTTCTGTTCATACATGAATGTTATCGTTTTGATAACATTCATGTATTTGCTAATTTTAAACGAAAAAGATCTTTAAACAACTAACCTCATGAATATTGATCATTTTGGCTTGATAGGAGTATAATCGAAATGCAATCGGTTTAACAGCATAAGAGGTATTATGAACGACAAAAACAAATTTGAACAAGATCTTGGTTACCGTATTGATATTATCGGGCGCCAGGTTCAAGTAACCGATTCGATAAAAAACCACATTTGGAATAAACTCTCCAAAATTGAACGTTTGCATAATCACATCTTGCGTCTACATGTTACATTAGAAGTTCATAAGGTTGAACATACCTGTGTATTAATAGTCAAACTCGATCATCTTAAGATTAAAGCACAAGCTACAAGTACAGATATGTATGTTTCCATTGATCGAGCAATTGATCGATTACATACTTTAATCCGTCGGTATAAAGATAAGATTCGAGATCATCATCAAAAAGTATCTACAACAGTAGATATGGTGGTAGATATCTTTAAAAAATCTGAAGTAGATCAAATTAATGCAGAGATAGAAGAGGAAAACCGAGAAAGGGAAATACAAGCTCTTTTGCCTCCCATGATTATTGACACAAAAGTGAAACCTCTTAAGACACTTAATACAGAAGAGGCTCTTATGAAAATAGACCTCTCACAAGATCAGTTTTTAATTTTTCGCTCAGAAGAAGATCGTAAATTAAAAGTTCTCTATCGTCGTAAGGACGGTCATTATGGCCTTATCCGACCCGAATAATGATAAGCCTTGGCTTATCGACAAGATGCGTGGCGTTGCTATTCGAGCAACGCCTGAAGAAAAAATCAGACAAAAATTATTACATGTTCTGATTGAAGAACTCTTTTTTCCTAAGGAATACGTCGTCGTGGAAAAAGCACTTAGCGAATTGCCTCACCTTCAAGGAAAGCGTGTACCAAAAAGGCGTCTTGATATTTTATGCTATTTTCCTAGGCATGATCAGCTCCTGCCTTTATTGCTGATTGAATGTAAGAGAAGTGGGGAGAGAAAGCAGGCTTTAAGTCAGGTAAGTGGATATAATTATTGGGTGAAAGCTCCCTTTGTCGCTGTAGCAAATCAAGAAGGTATTTTGTTTAAGTATTTAGATGTAGATTCAAATGAAATGGTTATAAAAGAAGGATTACCTTCCTATCAGGATTTAATTGCATGTTGCAAATAGTAAATAGTCTGGATCATTTAGAATCTTGTGATACGGATGTTTTATCTGTATTTGATGTAAATTTACTTCCTCGTTTAGATAAATGGCTTTTAGAAAACCCCAAAAGGTTTTTAGTTTGTATAGAAAAAAATTTGCAGGCTTTTTTACAAGCGAAAGTTCAATGGCAAAATCCACAAATTAGATTGTATCATTGGGATTCTAATGCTAGTTTATGTCATAGAATTGTCTGGGAGTTTTGTCTTTTACGTTTGACTCAAGTAGCTATAGATGAAGAAGAGCGTATCTTCTCCAAAATGCTCGAAGAGATGCATATCCAAGTGTATCTCTTGATTTCTGATTTCCGCGACCTAGGAGAGGTTATCATAGCTAACCTATTACAAAACATAGGCCAAATACCGGTGTCTCTTCTTGGAAAATCTTTAGAAAATTGCTGTCAAAATGTACCCGCAATCATTTGTGGAGCGGGCCCATCATTAGATGGACAAATACCCACGCTGATTCAAGCGCAAGAGAGAGCTTTGTTATTTGGCGCAGGTTCTGCTATGTGTGCTTTAGAAACGCAAGGGGTTTATCCGCACTTCGGGGTAGCTTTTGATCCAGATCCTCCTCCTAGTCGATATTTAACACAAACAGGCTATGAAACGCCCTATTTTTACCAGTCTAGGATCTCTTCTAGACAGCTTGCTTTTTTACATGGCCAAAAAATATGGATGCCCGATTCAGCTAATTATCCTTTAGAAAAATGGATCTATCAAGAGTTAGGCCTTAATTATCCATTAATGGATAGCGGGTTTACAGCAGCTAATTTTTGCGCATTGATTGCAGCCCATTTGGGATGTAATCCCATTATTTGTGTAGGTATGGACTTTTGTTCTCCAGAAAATCAAGTATACGCAGCAGGTATGCAAGCAGACCAGGGAAATTGGGTGGAGTGTATCAATGCAAAGAAAGAAAAGAGAATCTCAAAACCAGATTGGTTAGCAAGCGCTTCTTGGTTAGATCAATTTGCTGAAAAGAATAAAGAAATCAAATGGATATATACCGATCAAGAAGCAATGCCTTTAGCACATGTCAAATACCTTCCTTTAGAACAAGTTTCATTGCCAAGCGCTTTTGATACCACCTCTTTTAGTTACGCACTAACAGCTCGAGCAGCTAGATCTGAAATTACCCAAGAAAGCGTACGAGCTGTTTTGCATAAATTGAGTAATAGCTTTACAGAAGCGCTTGATCTATGCGATCAATTGCTAAAACTATGGGAAAAGCATTACCCCCACTCTATTTTGGAAACAGGAGAGCTTGCTCTATTAGAATCTGATTTAGCGCAAAATATTTGTGTACAGAAGCTTTTGCTGCCGCTTTGGGAAATTTGGAAATGGCCTATTTTAAGACAAGAAGAACATCTTCCCACAAGAGTTCTGCATCAGCATTTATTTTTTAAAAAAGCAGTTGAAATCCATTTGTCTACTTTCAAGAGTTTAAAAATATGATAAAAGAAAACTATGTGTTCACTCAAGAGAAGCTAATTATATATGATGAAGAATTGGGATTGGATGTTCAACATGAACATTTCTGTCCTTATCTTCCTCAATCTCTTGAATCACCAAATCTGGTTCTAACAAATACCCA
This is a stretch of genomic DNA from Candidatus Rhabdochlamydia oedothoracis. It encodes these proteins:
- a CDS encoding Fic family protein — encoded protein: MVGFYDILQIKKHIKAMQFSPKFTITLSIANALTSIEHTRGFLEAAILSEDWMAKMQARALILEAHHTTHIEGTHLSLDQSEKLLSGKKLSRVDVENVRELLNYKKAFDFVSDYLVSQKPITEALIREIHKKLVDDVRGNNAQPRQYRNVQNYVANSKTKEIIYTPPTAYEVPFLMAQLLAWIQNEQIIPAVLVSGIAQFQLVHIHPFLDGNGRTTRLLSTLCLYKFGYDFKKLFTISEYYDRNRANYYKAIQSVKDKNMDMTVWLEYFSKALETQMHEIQLKGTHAMKLAIMIAKYKLSKRQKQILQQLLETNEDFTIQQYESFYPSINRRTLQRDLSDLVEKKLIYQIGEKKVTHYRINLD
- a CDS encoding motility associated factor glycosyltransferase family protein yields the protein MQIVNSLDHLESCDTDVLSVFDVNLLPRLDKWLLENPKRFLVCIEKNLQAFLQAKVQWQNPQIRLYHWDSNASLCHRIVWEFCLLRLTQVAIDEEERIFSKMLEEMHIQVYLLISDFRDLGEVIIANLLQNIGQIPVSLLGKSLENCCQNVPAIICGAGPSLDGQIPTLIQAQERALLFGAGSAMCALETQGVYPHFGVAFDPDPPPSRYLTQTGYETPYFYQSRISSRQLAFLHGQKIWMPDSANYPLEKWIYQELGLNYPLMDSGFTAANFCALIAAHLGCNPIICVGMDFCSPENQVYAAGMQADQGNWVECINAKKEKRISKPDWLASASWLDQFAEKNKEIKWIYTDQEAMPLAHVKYLPLEQVSLPSAFDTTSFSYALTARAARSEITQESVRAVLHKLSNSFTEALDLCDQLLKLWEKHYPHSILETGELALLESDLAQNICVQKLLLPLWEIWKWPILRQEEHLPTRVLHQHLFFKKAVEIHLSTFKSLKI
- a CDS encoding type I restriction enzyme HsdR N-terminal domain-containing protein, whose product is MALSDPNNDKPWLIDKMRGVAIRATPEEKIRQKLLHVLIEELFFPKEYVVVEKALSELPHLQGKRVPKRRLDILCYFPRHDQLLPLLLIECKRSGERKQALSQVSGYNYWVKAPFVAVANQEGILFKYLDVDSNEMVIKEGLPSYQDLIACCK
- the hpf gene encoding ribosome hibernation-promoting factor, HPF/YfiA family, with translation MNDKNKFEQDLGYRIDIIGRQVQVTDSIKNHIWNKLSKIERLHNHILRLHVTLEVHKVEHTCVLIVKLDHLKIKAQATSTDMYVSIDRAIDRLHTLIRRYKDKIRDHHQKVSTTVDMVVDIFKKSEVDQINAEIEEENREREIQALLPPMIIDTKVKPLKTLNTEEALMKIDLSQDQFLIFRSEEDRKLKVLYRRKDGHYGLIRPE